The Desulfovibrio inopinatus DSM 10711 genome segment GCGACTGTTACGAGCTTCCCAAACGAGCTGGTTGCCGAAGGGGTAAGCAAACGCTGCACCGAAAACGGGGAGTGCTCCGAGGAGAACATCACGCCACGAGTTGGTTTCCGCTTGTTCGAGGTTGATGAGCAGGACTCCACAGAAAATAATGAGGGTCAGAAACACCGCACGCAAGGGAACGGGACGGCCAAAGGCGAACAGGACAATGGGCGTCGCGAGAATGGTTGTCTGCCATGTGGCTGCGACAACCCAGGCAGGGGCATAGGTCGCGCTGAAACTGATCAACGCATAAAAAACACCGAAACCAATGCCTCCGGCAAGGCTCCAGAAGCGCCAATGACGTGCAAAGAGGCGAAGCGATTCGAAAAGCAAGTGACGACGAAAGAAGAGAAGCCCAAGGACAAGAAAAGCAAGCATCCAAAAATAGCGAAGACTTGCCGACCAGACCCAATGCCCGCCCTGCAGACTCATAGCTCTGTTTAGTACAAAGGTTGAGCTGAAAAAGAACGCGGCCGTGATACCGACCAAGATGATTTTCATCTCCATTTCCTCACTATAGATTCAGAATTGAAAACGGCATGCCTACGCAATGCCTTCAATTTTGTCCAGGCAGAGAGAATCATATGAGGAAACAACAAAGCGAGCCTCTACTGGCATCGTATGGTCTGCGTAGAGGGACGAGGTGGTGGGCTATGGAGCAACGTCGACAGGCTGCCCTGGCAACATTGCTCCATAGGAGATATCTTCGCTAAAGAGGAGCGGTTTGATCGGAATCAATGAGGCATTGCCTGCAGATACCGCGTAAAACGGCCGCCGAGCCGGTGATACGGCCCCATTTGACAGCCTCTTCCGGAAAGTTGAGGTCATCGAATTGAGACCATTCTATATCACGAATATCTCCGCATTTTTTGCAAATAATATGATGATGTGGAAAGAGCATGGGCTCATATCGAGCTGAGTCGTCCGTCGAAGAAACTTTGCAAATGAGTCCAAGATCGCAGAACGTCGCCAGCGTGCGGTATACCGTATCGAGCGAAATCGTTGGGATTTTTTCTCGAACACGGCGATAGACCACGTCTGCAGAAGGATGGTCCTCTGCTTTGACAATTTCTTCAAGGATCACCATGCGCTGATGCGTAAGTCGCAGGCCGTGCAGTTCACAGGTCTTACGACATGACTTAATTTTGCGTTCGGCAAGGGCCGTTTGATCGTATTGGTTCATCATTAAGAATTGATCTTATAGATTGAGTGAAAAAAGTCAATGCCACTGACAGTCAAAGTAATGGAAACAGCTTGTTCTTTTTTTCGCAAAGATATCGTTTTCGATTGGAGACTTCAATAGGGATATTTCCCGACTTTGATGATTTCAGACGGATGTTGTGGAAAGTTCGGTTCATATTGCCAAAATCTTTCTCGAACGATATCTCCACACTATATAGTTACGTATCATGCCTGTGTAAACGGTCATGGAGGAGGAAGAGGGAATGGCTGATCAAAAAAAAGGCGCCTTACATAGTTGGCGTGACACTGCAAAAGATATTATTTTAGCGGTGTTGGTGCTCATCGTTATCGCACAGTCTGTGCTATTGTGGCGAAGTGGGACGGTCGCGGAGTCTTCTGAGTCCGTCTCGGAAAATCCAACGGCTGCTGCGGTCGCCACGGAGGGGCCCTCCGCTCCGTCAGCCATAATACATGAACGTGAAGCACAAGAAACGACTGCATCAACGCTGGATCAAAGTGCTTCAAAGCCTTCCTCTGATGCGTCAGCCTCCTCGACTCCGACAAGTGAAGATATGTCGGCCTCAACAGAGTCCGGCGACCAAGGCAAAATGGCAGTTTCCGTCGCGGGTGTTTTTATCAATCCGCAACAACGTCGCTTTGTTTTTGTCGCATTTGATGCTCCGGTCGGTCCACAGGTCACGCAAGGGGAAGTGATTGCTGCTCAAACTCCTCCTGCGACTCTTGCACCGGAGATTTCCGGAAATTGGGAATGGCTGTCTCCATTTCTGGCTCGTTTTACGTCAACAAAGCCGTTTACGCCCTCTGTACGTTATACCGTGACGATAGCCCCGCAGTCCGTGTTGAAGGATCCAGCCCAATTTACCGGGAAATCCGCCTTTGAAATTGCGTTTGGCGATTTTCAAGTGGAAGATGTGACGTTCAATCAACGCGTCGCGGAAAAAGGTGGTGCCTTTGTCCATATTCTCGGCCGGATTGATTTCAATCAAACCGTGGGTCCTCAAGCGCTCATGCATCATATTGCCATGTATCGAGATGAGAATGGGAAACAGGTCTCGGTGCCATTGAGCATCATAACGACCTATTCTTCGTCCCAAATGGAATTTGAAACGGAATCTGTTGAGAAAACATCTGCGGGACAGACGTATACACTGGTTGTGAGCAAAGGCTTGAGACCCCGTGAAGGTGATATCGAGCTGCCTCAAGATGTGCGTGAATCCTATACACTCAAACTCGACCCTTTCATCAGCATAGAAAATGTTGAAACGCAGTCCAATATGGGCAGTGGAGTCATTCGCTTTGAGTTGTCGACTCCTGTATTGATTGAAGCTCTCAAACGGCATCTCAGCGTTACTCCTGATACGCTCTATTCTTTGACGATTTCGGGAACGAGCGTCACCATGCGCGGAGATTTTACTCCGGGGGCAGAGTACCGTGTACATGTGAAAAAAGGATTGCAAGCCGAGGATAGCGCGGTTTTGAGTCAAAATTTCAATGCTACAGTACGTATGCCGGATCTTGCTTCCACTGTGGATTTTGCCAGCCAAGGCATGTTTCTTTCCCGTTCCGGTTACGGCAATTTAGGTCTGACTTCGGTA includes the following:
- a CDS encoding Fur family transcriptional regulator, with translation MMNQYDQTALAERKIKSCRKTCELHGLRLTHQRMVILEEIVKAEDHPSADVVYRRVREKIPTISLDTVYRTLATFCDLGLICKVSSTDDSARYEPMLFPHHHIICKKCGDIRDIEWSQFDDLNFPEEAVKWGRITGSAAVLRGICRQCLIDSDQTAPL
- a CDS encoding DMT family transporter, which codes for MKIILVGITAAFFFSSTFVLNRAMSLQGGHWVWSASLRYFWMLAFLVLGLLFFRRHLLFESLRLFARHWRFWSLAGGIGFGVFYALISFSATYAPAWVVAATWQTTILATPIVLFAFGRPVPLRAVFLTLIIFCGVLLINLEQAETNSWRDVLLGALPVFGAAFAYPFGNQLVWEARNSRSSRIPHLDAPPLNDPFCRVLLLTLGSLPLWALLIAVTSPPPPSLNQLTNTALVALFSGVIATSLFLYARHAAQSAAQLTAADCTQSMEVVFSLAGEAVLLGGTLPGPMGWLGIATTMIGLALYLRVQNVR